A genomic region of Homo sapiens chromosome 4, GRCh38.p14 Primary Assembly contains the following coding sequences:
- the RBM47 gene encoding RNA-binding protein 47 isoform X1, protein MTAEDSTAAMSSDSAAGSSAKVPEGVAGAPNEAALLALMERTGYSMVQENGQRKYGGPPPGWEGPHPQRGCEVFVGKIPRDVYEDELVPVFEAVGRIYELRLMMDFDGKNRGYAFVMYCHKHEAKRAVRELNNYEIRPGRLLGVCCSVDNCRLFIGGIPKMKKREEILEEIAKVTEGVLDVIVYASAADKMKNRGFAFVEYESHRAAAMARRKLMPGRIQLWGHQIAVDWAEPEIDVDEDVMETVKILYVRNLMIETTEDTIKKSFGQFNPGCVERVKKIRDYAFVHFTSREDAVHAMNNLNGTELEGSCLEVTLAKPVDKEQYSRYQKAARGGGAAEAAQQPSYVYSCDPYTLAYYGYPYNALIGPNRDYFVKAGSIRGRGRGAAGNRAPGPRGSYLGGYSAGRGIYSRYHEGKGKQQEKGYELVPNLEIPTVNPVAIKPGTVAIPAIGAQYSMFPAAPAPKMIEDGKIHTVEHMISPIAVQPDPASAAAAAAAAAAAAAAVIPTVSTPPPFQGRPITPVYTVAPNVQRIPTAGIYGASYVPFAAPATATIATLQKNAAAAAAMYGGYAGYIPQAFPAAAIQVPIPDVYQTY, encoded by the exons ATGACCGCAGAGGATTCCACCGCAGCCATGAGCAGTGACTCGGCCGCCGGGTCCTCCGCCAAGGTGCCCGAGGGCGTGGCGGGCGCGCCCAACGAGGCAGCACTGCTGGCGCTGATGGAGCGCACGGGCTACAGCATGGTGCAAGAGAACGGGCAGCGCAAGTACGGCGGCCCACCGCCCGGCTGGGAGGGCCCGCACCCGCAGCGTGGCTGCGAGGTCTTCGTGGGCAAGATCCCGCGCGACGTGTACGAGGACGAGCTGGTGCCCGTGTTCGAGGCCGTGGGCCGCATCTACGAGCTGCGCCTCATGATGGACTTTGACGGCAAGAACCGCGGCTACGCCTTCGTCATGTACTGCCACAAGCACGAGGCCAAGCGCGCAGTGCGTGAGCTCAACAACTACGAGATCCGCCCGGGCCGCCTGCTCGGCGTGTGCTGCAGCGTGGACAACTGCCGCCTCTTCATCGGCGGGATCCCCAAGATGAAGAAGCGCGAGGAAATCCTGGAGGAGATTGCCAAGGTCACCGAGGGCGTGCTGGACGTGATCGTCTACGCCAGCGCGGCCGACAAGATGAAGAACCGCGGCTTCGCCTTCGTGGAGTACGAGAGCCACCGCGCGGCTGCCATGGCTCGCCGCAAGCTCATGCCTGGCCGCATCCAGCTGTGGGGCCACCAGATCGCCGTGGACTGGGCCGAACCTGAGATCGACGTGGACGAGGACGTGATGGAGACCGTGAAGATCCTCTACGTGCGCAACCTCATGATCGAGACCACCGAGGACACCATCAAGAAGAGCTTCGGCCAGTTCAACCCCGGCTGCGTGGAGCGCGTCAAGAAGATCCGCGACTACGCCTTCGTGCACTTCACCAGCCGCGAGGATGCCGTGCATGCCATGAACAACCTCAACGGCACTGAGCTGGAGGGCTCGTGCCTGGAGGTCACGCTGGCCAAGCCCGTGGACAAGGAGCAGTACTCGCGCTACCAGAAGGCAGCCAGGGGCGGCGGCGCGGCTGAGGCAGCGCAGCAGCCCAGCTACGTGTACTCCTGCGACCCCTACACACTGGCCTACTACGGCTACCCCTACAACGCGCTCATTGGGCCCAACAGGGACTACTTTGTGAAAG CAGGCAGCATAAGAGGCCGAGGGCGAGGTGCAGCTGGCAACAGAGCCCCAGGGCCTAGGGGTTCCTACCTCGGGGGATATTCTGCTGGTCGTGGTATATATAGCCGATATCatgaagggaaaggaaagcagcaagaaaaaggaTATGAACTGGTGCCGAATTTGGAAATCCCTACCGTCAACCCAGTTGCCATTAAACCTGGTACAG TAGCCATCCCTGCCATTGGGGCTCAGTATTCCATGTTTCCAGCAGCTCCAGCCCCTAAAATGATTGAAGATGGCAAAATCCACACAGTGGAGCACATGATCAGCCCCATTGCTGTGCAGCCAGACCCAGCCAGTGCTGCTGCCGCCGCAGCCGCGGCCGCAGCCGCCGCAGCCGCTGTCATTCCCACTGTGTCGACGCCACCACCTTTCCAG GGCCGCCCAATAACTCCAGTATACACGGTGGCTCCAAACGTTCAGAGAATTCCTACTGCCGGGATCTACGGGGCCAGTTACGTGCCATTTGCTGCTCCAGCTACAGCCACGATCGCCACACTACAGAAGAACGCGGCAGCCGCGGCCGCCATGTATGGAGGATACGCAGGCTACATACCTCAGGCCTTCCCTGCTGCTGCCATTCAGGTCCCCATCCCCGACGTCTACCAGACATACTGA
- the RBM47 gene encoding RNA-binding protein 47 isoform X3 encodes MTAEDSTAAMSSDSAAGSSAKVPEGVAGAPNEAALLALMERTGYSMVQENGQRKYGGPPPGWEGPHPQRGCEVFVGKIPRDVYEDELVPVFEAVGRIYELRLMMDFDGKNRGYAFVMYCHKHEAKRAVRELNNYEIRPGRLLGVCCSVDNCRLFIGGIPKMKKREEILEEIAKVTEGVLDVIVYASAADKMKNRGFAFVEYESHRAAAMARRKLMPGRIQLWGHQIAVDWAEPEIDVDEDVMETVKILYVRNLMIETTEDTIKKSFGQFNPGCVERVKKIRDYAFVHFTSREDAVHAMNNLNGTELEGSCLEVTLAKPVDKEQYSRYQKAARGGGAAEAAQQPSYVYSCDPYTLAYYGYPYNALIGPNRDYFVKVAIPAIGAQYSMFPAAPAPKMIEDGKIHTVEHMISPIAVQPDPASAAAAAAAAAAAAAAVIPTVSTPPPFQGRPITPVYTVAPNVQRIPTAGIYGASYVPFAAPATATIATLQKNAAAAAAMYGGYAGYIPQAFPAAAIQVPIPDVYQTY; translated from the exons ATGACCGCAGAGGATTCCACCGCAGCCATGAGCAGTGACTCGGCCGCCGGGTCCTCCGCCAAGGTGCCCGAGGGCGTGGCGGGCGCGCCCAACGAGGCAGCACTGCTGGCGCTGATGGAGCGCACGGGCTACAGCATGGTGCAAGAGAACGGGCAGCGCAAGTACGGCGGCCCACCGCCCGGCTGGGAGGGCCCGCACCCGCAGCGTGGCTGCGAGGTCTTCGTGGGCAAGATCCCGCGCGACGTGTACGAGGACGAGCTGGTGCCCGTGTTCGAGGCCGTGGGCCGCATCTACGAGCTGCGCCTCATGATGGACTTTGACGGCAAGAACCGCGGCTACGCCTTCGTCATGTACTGCCACAAGCACGAGGCCAAGCGCGCAGTGCGTGAGCTCAACAACTACGAGATCCGCCCGGGCCGCCTGCTCGGCGTGTGCTGCAGCGTGGACAACTGCCGCCTCTTCATCGGCGGGATCCCCAAGATGAAGAAGCGCGAGGAAATCCTGGAGGAGATTGCCAAGGTCACCGAGGGCGTGCTGGACGTGATCGTCTACGCCAGCGCGGCCGACAAGATGAAGAACCGCGGCTTCGCCTTCGTGGAGTACGAGAGCCACCGCGCGGCTGCCATGGCTCGCCGCAAGCTCATGCCTGGCCGCATCCAGCTGTGGGGCCACCAGATCGCCGTGGACTGGGCCGAACCTGAGATCGACGTGGACGAGGACGTGATGGAGACCGTGAAGATCCTCTACGTGCGCAACCTCATGATCGAGACCACCGAGGACACCATCAAGAAGAGCTTCGGCCAGTTCAACCCCGGCTGCGTGGAGCGCGTCAAGAAGATCCGCGACTACGCCTTCGTGCACTTCACCAGCCGCGAGGATGCCGTGCATGCCATGAACAACCTCAACGGCACTGAGCTGGAGGGCTCGTGCCTGGAGGTCACGCTGGCCAAGCCCGTGGACAAGGAGCAGTACTCGCGCTACCAGAAGGCAGCCAGGGGCGGCGGCGCGGCTGAGGCAGCGCAGCAGCCCAGCTACGTGTACTCCTGCGACCCCTACACACTGGCCTACTACGGCTACCCCTACAACGCGCTCATTGGGCCCAACAGGGACTACTTTGTGAAAG TAGCCATCCCTGCCATTGGGGCTCAGTATTCCATGTTTCCAGCAGCTCCAGCCCCTAAAATGATTGAAGATGGCAAAATCCACACAGTGGAGCACATGATCAGCCCCATTGCTGTGCAGCCAGACCCAGCCAGTGCTGCTGCCGCCGCAGCCGCGGCCGCAGCCGCCGCAGCCGCTGTCATTCCCACTGTGTCGACGCCACCACCTTTCCAG GGCCGCCCAATAACTCCAGTATACACGGTGGCTCCAAACGTTCAGAGAATTCCTACTGCCGGGATCTACGGGGCCAGTTACGTGCCATTTGCTGCTCCAGCTACAGCCACGATCGCCACACTACAGAAGAACGCGGCAGCCGCGGCCGCCATGTATGGAGGATACGCAGGCTACATACCTCAGGCCTTCCCTGCTGCTGCCATTCAGGTCCCCATCCCCGACGTCTACCAGACATACTGA
- the RBM47 gene encoding RNA-binding protein 47 isoform X2: MTAEDSTAAMSSDSAAGSSAKVPEGVAGAPNEAALLALMERTGYSMVQENGQRKYGGPPPGWEGPHPQRGCEVFVGKIPRDVYEDELVPVFEAVGRIYELRLMMDFDGKNRGYAFVMYCHKHEAKRAVRELNNYEIRPGRLLGVCCSVDNCRLFIGGIPKMKKREEILEEIAKVTEGVLDVIVYASAADKMKNRGFAFVEYESHRAAAMARRKLMPGRIQLWGHQIAVDWAEPEIDVDEDVMETVKILYVRNLMIETTEDTIKKSFGQFNPGCVERVKKIRDYAFVHFTSREDAVHAMNNLNGTELEGSCLEVTLAKPVDKEQYSRYQKAARGGGAAEAAQQPSYVYSCDPYTLAYYGYPYNALIGPNRDYFVKGSIRGRGRGAAGNRAPGPRGSYLGGYSAGRGIYSRYHEGKGKQQEKGYELVPNLEIPTVNPVAIKPGTVAIPAIGAQYSMFPAAPAPKMIEDGKIHTVEHMISPIAVQPDPASAAAAAAAAAAAAAAVIPTVSTPPPFQGRPITPVYTVAPNVQRIPTAGIYGASYVPFAAPATATIATLQKNAAAAAAMYGGYAGYIPQAFPAAAIQVPIPDVYQTY, from the exons ATGACCGCAGAGGATTCCACCGCAGCCATGAGCAGTGACTCGGCCGCCGGGTCCTCCGCCAAGGTGCCCGAGGGCGTGGCGGGCGCGCCCAACGAGGCAGCACTGCTGGCGCTGATGGAGCGCACGGGCTACAGCATGGTGCAAGAGAACGGGCAGCGCAAGTACGGCGGCCCACCGCCCGGCTGGGAGGGCCCGCACCCGCAGCGTGGCTGCGAGGTCTTCGTGGGCAAGATCCCGCGCGACGTGTACGAGGACGAGCTGGTGCCCGTGTTCGAGGCCGTGGGCCGCATCTACGAGCTGCGCCTCATGATGGACTTTGACGGCAAGAACCGCGGCTACGCCTTCGTCATGTACTGCCACAAGCACGAGGCCAAGCGCGCAGTGCGTGAGCTCAACAACTACGAGATCCGCCCGGGCCGCCTGCTCGGCGTGTGCTGCAGCGTGGACAACTGCCGCCTCTTCATCGGCGGGATCCCCAAGATGAAGAAGCGCGAGGAAATCCTGGAGGAGATTGCCAAGGTCACCGAGGGCGTGCTGGACGTGATCGTCTACGCCAGCGCGGCCGACAAGATGAAGAACCGCGGCTTCGCCTTCGTGGAGTACGAGAGCCACCGCGCGGCTGCCATGGCTCGCCGCAAGCTCATGCCTGGCCGCATCCAGCTGTGGGGCCACCAGATCGCCGTGGACTGGGCCGAACCTGAGATCGACGTGGACGAGGACGTGATGGAGACCGTGAAGATCCTCTACGTGCGCAACCTCATGATCGAGACCACCGAGGACACCATCAAGAAGAGCTTCGGCCAGTTCAACCCCGGCTGCGTGGAGCGCGTCAAGAAGATCCGCGACTACGCCTTCGTGCACTTCACCAGCCGCGAGGATGCCGTGCATGCCATGAACAACCTCAACGGCACTGAGCTGGAGGGCTCGTGCCTGGAGGTCACGCTGGCCAAGCCCGTGGACAAGGAGCAGTACTCGCGCTACCAGAAGGCAGCCAGGGGCGGCGGCGCGGCTGAGGCAGCGCAGCAGCCCAGCTACGTGTACTCCTGCGACCCCTACACACTGGCCTACTACGGCTACCCCTACAACGCGCTCATTGGGCCCAACAGGGACTACTTTGTGAAAG GCAGCATAAGAGGCCGAGGGCGAGGTGCAGCTGGCAACAGAGCCCCAGGGCCTAGGGGTTCCTACCTCGGGGGATATTCTGCTGGTCGTGGTATATATAGCCGATATCatgaagggaaaggaaagcagcaagaaaaaggaTATGAACTGGTGCCGAATTTGGAAATCCCTACCGTCAACCCAGTTGCCATTAAACCTGGTACAG TAGCCATCCCTGCCATTGGGGCTCAGTATTCCATGTTTCCAGCAGCTCCAGCCCCTAAAATGATTGAAGATGGCAAAATCCACACAGTGGAGCACATGATCAGCCCCATTGCTGTGCAGCCAGACCCAGCCAGTGCTGCTGCCGCCGCAGCCGCGGCCGCAGCCGCCGCAGCCGCTGTCATTCCCACTGTGTCGACGCCACCACCTTTCCAG GGCCGCCCAATAACTCCAGTATACACGGTGGCTCCAAACGTTCAGAGAATTCCTACTGCCGGGATCTACGGGGCCAGTTACGTGCCATTTGCTGCTCCAGCTACAGCCACGATCGCCACACTACAGAAGAACGCGGCAGCCGCGGCCGCCATGTATGGAGGATACGCAGGCTACATACCTCAGGCCTTCCCTGCTGCTGCCATTCAGGTCCCCATCCCCGACGTCTACCAGACATACTGA
- the RBM47 gene encoding RNA-binding protein 47 isoform c (isoform c is encoded by transcript variant 4) — MERTGYSMVQENGQRKYGGPPPGWEGPHPQRGCEVFVGKIPRDVYEDELVPVFEAVGRIYELRLMMDFDGKNRGYAFVMYCHKHEAKRAVRELNNYEIRPGRLLGVCCSVDNCRLFIGGIPKMKKREEILEEIAKVTEGVLDVIVYASAADKMKNRGFAFVEYESHRAAAMARRKLMPGRIQLWGHQIAVDWAEPEIDVDEDVMETVKILYVRNLMIETTEDTIKKSFGQFNPGCVERVKKIRDYAFVHFTSREDAVHAMNNLNGTELEGSCLEVTLAKPVDKEQYSRYQKAARGGGAAEAAQQPSYVYSCDPYTLAYYGYPYNALIGPNRDYFVKAGSIRGRGRGAAGNRAPGPRGSYLGGYSAGRGIYSRYHEGKGKQQEKGYELVPNLEIPTVNPVAIKPGTVAIPAIGAQYSMFPAAPAPKMIEDGKIHTVEHMISPIAVQPDPASAAAAAAAAAAAAAAVIPTVSTPPPFQGRPITPVYTVAPNVQRIPTAGIYGASYVPFAAPATATIATLQKNAAAAAAMYGGYAGYIPQAFPAAAIQVPIPDVYQTY; from the exons ATGGAGCGCACGGGCTACAGCATGGTGCAAGAGAACGGGCAGCGCAAGTACGGCGGCCCACCGCCCGGCTGGGAGGGCCCGCACCCGCAGCGTGGCTGCGAGGTCTTCGTGGGCAAGATCCCGCGCGACGTGTACGAGGACGAGCTGGTGCCCGTGTTCGAGGCCGTGGGCCGCATCTACGAGCTGCGCCTCATGATGGACTTTGACGGCAAGAACCGCGGCTACGCCTTCGTCATGTACTGCCACAAGCACGAGGCCAAGCGCGCAGTGCGTGAGCTCAACAACTACGAGATCCGCCCGGGCCGCCTGCTCGGCGTGTGCTGCAGCGTGGACAACTGCCGCCTCTTCATCGGCGGGATCCCCAAGATGAAGAAGCGCGAGGAAATCCTGGAGGAGATTGCCAAGGTCACCGAGGGCGTGCTGGACGTGATCGTCTACGCCAGCGCGGCCGACAAGATGAAGAACCGCGGCTTCGCCTTCGTGGAGTACGAGAGCCACCGCGCGGCTGCCATGGCTCGCCGCAAGCTCATGCCTGGCCGCATCCAGCTGTGGGGCCACCAGATCGCCGTGGACTGGGCCGAACCTGAGATCGACGTGGACGAGGACGTGATGGAGACCGTGAAGATCCTCTACGTGCGCAACCTCATGATCGAGACCACCGAGGACACCATCAAGAAGAGCTTCGGCCAGTTCAACCCCGGCTGCGTGGAGCGCGTCAAGAAGATCCGCGACTACGCCTTCGTGCACTTCACCAGCCGCGAGGATGCCGTGCATGCCATGAACAACCTCAACGGCACTGAGCTGGAGGGCTCGTGCCTGGAGGTCACGCTGGCCAAGCCCGTGGACAAGGAGCAGTACTCGCGCTACCAGAAGGCAGCCAGGGGCGGCGGCGCGGCTGAGGCAGCGCAGCAGCCCAGCTACGTGTACTCCTGCGACCCCTACACACTGGCCTACTACGGCTACCCCTACAACGCGCTCATTGGGCCCAACAGGGACTACTTTGTGAAAG CAGGCAGCATAAGAGGCCGAGGGCGAGGTGCAGCTGGCAACAGAGCCCCAGGGCCTAGGGGTTCCTACCTCGGGGGATATTCTGCTGGTCGTGGTATATATAGCCGATATCatgaagggaaaggaaagcagcaagaaaaaggaTATGAACTGGTGCCGAATTTGGAAATCCCTACCGTCAACCCAGTTGCCATTAAACCTGGTACAG TAGCCATCCCTGCCATTGGGGCTCAGTATTCCATGTTTCCAGCAGCTCCAGCCCCTAAAATGATTGAAGATGGCAAAATCCACACAGTGGAGCACATGATCAGCCCCATTGCTGTGCAGCCAGACCCAGCCAGTGCTGCTGCCGCCGCAGCCGCGGCCGCAGCCGCCGCAGCCGCTGTCATTCCCACTGTGTCGACGCCACCACCTTTCCAG GGCCGCCCAATAACTCCAGTATACACGGTGGCTCCAAACGTTCAGAGAATTCCTACTGCCGGGATCTACGGGGCCAGTTACGTGCCATTTGCTGCTCCAGCTACAGCCACGATCGCCACACTACAGAAGAACGCGGCAGCCGCGGCCGCCATGTATGGAGGATACGCAGGCTACATACCTCAGGCCTTCCCTGCTGCTGCCATTCAGGTCCCCATCCCCGACGTCTACCAGACATACTGA